A stretch of the Oenococcus sp. UCMA 16435 genome encodes the following:
- the accB gene encoding acetyl-CoA carboxylase biotin carboxyl carrier protein produces the protein MDEKTIKDLIEQINQSSIREFDLTVDGVRLYLSKNKNNRETSTSKIADKPASPTQNSSESGDYDSNIEVTDKGQEENKAKQQKEDENTSTIDSPLVGVAYLQANPDADPYVKVGDQVKSGDVVCVIEAMKMMTEIKSSVSGMVTEILIDNESMVDYDQPLIKVHTEAKK, from the coding sequence GTGGACGAAAAAACTATTAAAGATCTAATTGAACAGATCAATCAAAGTTCGATTCGTGAATTTGATTTGACAGTTGACGGGGTTCGTTTATATTTGTCGAAAAACAAAAATAATCGTGAAACTTCAACTTCTAAAATAGCCGATAAACCAGCTTCCCCAACGCAAAATTCATCGGAATCAGGCGATTATGATTCGAATATAGAAGTTACCGATAAGGGTCAAGAAGAAAATAAAGCAAAACAACAAAAAGAAGACGAAAATACCAGCACAATCGACTCTCCATTAGTTGGAGTTGCTTATTTGCAGGCCAATCCAGATGCAGATCCATATGTAAAAGTTGGTGATCAGGTTAAGTCTGGCGACGTTGTCTGTGTTATCGAGGCAATGAAAATGATGACTGAAATTAAAAGTTCGGTTAGCGGCATGGTTACCGAAATTTTAATTGATAACGAATCAATGGTTGATTATGATCAGCCTTTAATTAAAGTACACACGGAGGCAAAGAAATGA
- the fabD gene encoding ACP S-malonyltransferase, producing MPIKLAYLFSGQGGKIEPLDHSLYIESTKFRETFDQAKSILGFDLWDLWKNGDKRLAETRFAQPAIFVLSTALYRVIRDKLPQASALVGLSLGEYSALAAGDALDFSTGLRLIEKRGQLMQQASEDFPGAMAAVMSQDTDLIESVCQKISQASGQKVQAANYNYPKQTVIGGQSDAVKAAVEELHQAGVQRIVDLPVSGAFHTPLMESANQQFLSDLEKIQFKNPTIPVVSNTTGKVFEDSSIGKTLSKQMVSPTRFTDCLFELQNLGVNSVIELGPGHSLVSFAKKTLKLDGYYAVNDSASLEKALAALVA from the coding sequence ATGCCAATTAAACTCGCTTATTTATTTAGTGGCCAAGGTGGAAAGATTGAACCACTCGACCACTCGCTTTACATTGAATCAACCAAGTTTCGAGAGACCTTTGATCAAGCGAAATCAATTTTGGGATTTGATTTGTGGGATCTCTGGAAGAACGGAGATAAACGTTTAGCAGAAACACGTTTTGCCCAACCGGCAATTTTTGTCTTAAGTACAGCTCTTTATCGCGTTATACGAGATAAGCTACCACAAGCCAGTGCTCTTGTTGGCCTGAGCTTAGGTGAATACAGTGCTTTGGCTGCTGGCGATGCTTTGGATTTCTCAACCGGTCTAAGGTTAATTGAAAAGCGTGGACAATTGATGCAACAAGCCAGCGAGGATTTTCCTGGCGCAATGGCAGCGGTCATGAGTCAAGACACAGATTTGATTGAAAGTGTGTGCCAAAAAATTTCTCAAGCGAGTGGCCAAAAAGTTCAAGCTGCTAACTATAATTATCCAAAACAAACCGTCATTGGTGGCCAGTCAGATGCTGTTAAAGCGGCAGTCGAAGAACTTCACCAAGCCGGCGTCCAGCGGATTGTTGATTTGCCGGTAAGTGGTGCTTTTCACACTCCTTTGATGGAATCAGCTAATCAACAATTTTTATCTGATCTTGAAAAGATTCAATTTAAAAACCCAACTATTCCAGTTGTGAGCAATACGACGGGAAAAGTTTTCGAGGATTCCTCAATTGGTAAAACTCTTAGTAAACAGATGGTCAGCCCGACTCGTTTTACCGACTGCTTGTTTGAATTGCAAAATCTAGGCGTGAATTCTGTTATTGAGCTGGGGCCGGGACATTCGCTGGTTTCTTTTGCGAAAAAGACTCTAAAACTTGATGGATATTATGCTGTGAATGATTCGGCTTCCTTGGAAAAAGCTCTAGCTGCCTTAGTAGCCTAA
- the fabZ gene encoding 3-hydroxyacyl-ACP dehydratase FabZ, with amino-acid sequence MTEQIVMTAAEIQKVLPHRYPMLMVDRVLELVSGERILAQKNVTINEEFFQGHFPGNPVMPGVLIVEALAQAGAIALLKMDRFAGKTPYFGGVDKVKFRRMVRPGDTLILNVTLDKLKDNIGSAHALATVDGEKACSADLLFLIK; translated from the coding sequence ATGACGGAACAAATTGTAATGACGGCGGCTGAGATTCAAAAGGTTTTGCCTCATCGTTATCCAATGTTAATGGTTGATCGGGTTTTAGAATTAGTATCAGGTGAACGAATTCTAGCTCAAAAAAATGTTACGATCAACGAAGAATTTTTTCAAGGACATTTCCCTGGCAATCCGGTTATGCCGGGTGTTCTGATTGTTGAGGCACTTGCCCAAGCCGGTGCGATTGCATTGTTGAAAATGGACCGTTTTGCTGGAAAAACACCTTATTTTGGTGGTGTTGATAAAGTTAAGTTTCGGAGGATGGTTCGTCCCGGTGATACTCTAATCTTGAATGTGACTTTGGACAAATTAAAGGACAACATTGGCAGTGCACATGCTCTGGCAACAGTTGATGGAGAGAAAGCTTGTTCTGCGGATTTGCTCTTTTTGATCAAGTGA
- the fabF gene encoding beta-ketoacyl-ACP synthase II → MTRVVITGMGAVTPLGSSVNEFVSGLRKQQVGFRPISTFDSSATGVTLAGEAAGFDPLVRLSKKDLRRMDRFSQFAVYSALEAYQQAGLEDQTPDPERFGVIYGSGIGGLTTIQEQVIRMHDLGADRVSPMFVPTSIANMAAGNLAIRFHAQNICMTIVTACSSGANAIGEAFRAIESGRADIMLTGGSEASINEIGIGGFAALSTLSKATDPTKASLPFDKNRNGFVMGEGGGTLILESLDHAQNRGAEILGELVGYGASEDAYHITSPDPAGTQAARAMQLAIDEAGLKAEQIGYINAHGTATHGNDFAEAAAINQVFSKDQQVLVSSSKSMTGHLLGAAGAIEAVATVSALRDGQLPINVGITDQDPECQVNLVTEENAQTQVDYALSNSFGFGGHNAVLAFKKWSN, encoded by the coding sequence ATGACACGAGTAGTAATCACCGGTATGGGTGCCGTAACGCCGTTGGGAAGTTCGGTTAACGAATTTGTTTCCGGTTTGCGAAAACAGCAGGTTGGTTTTCGACCAATCTCAACTTTTGATTCAAGTGCAACCGGCGTGACTTTAGCTGGCGAAGCAGCGGGATTTGATCCTTTGGTTCGCTTAAGCAAAAAAGATTTGCGGAGAATGGATCGTTTTTCACAATTTGCCGTTTATTCGGCTTTGGAAGCTTATCAACAAGCTGGTTTGGAAGATCAAACACCAGATCCCGAACGTTTTGGAGTAATCTATGGTTCTGGAATTGGTGGTTTGACAACTATTCAAGAGCAAGTTATTAGAATGCATGATCTTGGCGCTGATCGAGTTTCACCAATGTTTGTTCCGACTTCAATTGCTAATATGGCTGCCGGAAATTTGGCGATTCGTTTTCATGCACAAAATATTTGTATGACGATTGTAACGGCTTGTTCTTCTGGTGCCAATGCGATTGGTGAAGCTTTTCGGGCAATTGAGTCTGGTCGAGCTGATATAATGCTTACCGGTGGATCCGAGGCGTCGATTAATGAAATTGGAATTGGTGGTTTCGCTGCTCTTTCAACTTTGTCCAAAGCAACCGACCCAACGAAAGCCTCTTTGCCTTTTGACAAAAATCGTAATGGTTTTGTGATGGGAGAAGGAGGCGGCACGCTTATTTTAGAATCGCTTGATCATGCTCAAAATCGTGGTGCTGAAATTCTTGGCGAATTAGTTGGTTATGGTGCCAGCGAAGATGCTTACCATATTACGAGTCCTGATCCGGCTGGAACTCAAGCAGCCAGAGCTATGCAATTGGCAATTGACGAAGCTGGTTTGAAGGCCGAACAAATTGGTTACATAAATGCTCATGGTACAGCCACTCATGGTAATGATTTCGCAGAGGCAGCTGCAATTAATCAAGTTTTTTCCAAGGATCAACAAGTTCTTGTAAGCAGTTCTAAATCGATGACTGGCCATTTGCTCGGTGCCGCTGGTGCGATTGAAGCAGTTGCGACTGTCAGCGCATTACGTGATGGACAATTACCAATTAATGTTGGTATTACAGACCAAGATCCGGAATGCCAAGTCAATCTTGTTACTGAAGAAAATGCTCAAACTCAAGTTGATTATGCTTTGAGCAATTCCTTTGGATTTGGCGGCCATAACGCTGTTTTGGCTTTTAAAAAATGGAGTAATTGA
- a CDS encoding 3-oxoacyl-ACP reductase FabG produces MDLQDKTVLVTGSTRGIGLAIAKAFYSHGCNIVLNGRHAIPDELIQQFSDSNRVFSVIGDVANQKEAQSLVEQTIDHFHQIDVLVNNAGINRDMLANRMSLEDFQAPIKTNLIGSFNVTQPALKTMYHQKRGSIINISSVVALIGNIGQVNYAASKAGLIGLTKTLAREAARRHVRCNAIAPGMISTDMVSALAEKNQEQLKKQIPLGDFGSPDEVAQAAVFLAENDYITGQVITIDGGLSMA; encoded by the coding sequence ATGGATTTACAAGATAAAACAGTACTTGTTACTGGCAGTACTCGTGGAATCGGTTTAGCAATTGCAAAAGCTTTCTATTCACATGGATGCAATATTGTATTGAATGGTCGGCATGCGATTCCTGATGAATTGATTCAACAGTTTTCCGATAGCAATCGTGTTTTTTCGGTAATTGGGGATGTTGCTAATCAAAAAGAAGCCCAATCTTTAGTTGAGCAGACTATAGATCATTTTCATCAAATTGATGTTTTGGTTAACAATGCCGGAATCAACCGAGATATGTTGGCTAATCGGATGTCTTTAGAAGATTTCCAAGCGCCGATTAAAACCAATTTAATTGGTAGTTTTAATGTTACTCAGCCAGCTCTTAAAACAATGTACCACCAAAAAAGAGGCAGTATTATCAATATTTCCAGCGTTGTTGCTTTAATTGGCAATATCGGCCAAGTTAATTACGCTGCCAGCAAAGCTGGTTTAATCGGTTTAACAAAGACACTTGCTAGAGAAGCTGCTCGTCGCCATGTACGCTGCAATGCAATTGCACCGGGTATGATTTCGACTGATATGGTTTCTGCTTTGGCTGAAAAAAATCAAGAACAGTTAAAAAAACAGATTCCTTTAGGAGATTTTGGTTCACCTGACGAAGTTGCCCAGGCAGCTGTCTTTTTAGCGGAGAATGACTATATTACAGGTCAGGTGATCACCATTGACGGTGGTCTGTCGATGGCTTGA
- the accC gene encoding acetyl-CoA carboxylase biotin carboxylase subunit codes for MFKRVLIANRGEIAVRIIRALREMEIESVAVYSTADRDSLFVKLADIAVCIGGPQPADSYLNIQNIVSAAVLSGADAIHPGFGFLSENAEFARVCAECGVIFIGPEAKTIELMGNKSNARNTMRKHGVPVVPGSNQEITTIDAALKIADQIGYPIMLKAAAGGGGKGIRAIKDREELIKKFPDAQRETKLSFDDDDMYIEKIIQSPKHVEVQVMGDTAGNVLAFPERDCSLQRGHQKMVEESPCPLINSSEREYLMSVASKAAKAINYLNTGTFEFLMDDQHHFYFMEMNTRLQVEHPITEMVTGIDLVKMQVRVAAGEKISLKQADIKIHGTAIECRINSEDPAHNFLPQAGKIKAVHFPLGCPGARVDSAIESGSTIPPFYDSMIAKLIAHGSNRKEALAIMDRMLSEMSLVGVKSNLDFQQALLHSPAVLKGDTTTDYIEKEFLPCWQAQLAEEKVG; via the coding sequence ATGTTTAAACGTGTTTTGATTGCTAATCGTGGCGAAATTGCTGTCCGGATTATTCGTGCACTCCGCGAAATGGAGATTGAATCAGTTGCGGTTTATTCGACAGCTGATCGCGATAGTCTTTTTGTTAAACTGGCAGATATCGCTGTTTGTATCGGTGGGCCGCAGCCAGCCGATTCTTATTTGAACATTCAGAACATTGTCAGCGCGGCTGTCCTTTCTGGAGCCGACGCAATTCATCCTGGCTTTGGTTTTTTGTCTGAAAACGCCGAGTTTGCAAGAGTTTGTGCTGAATGCGGCGTTATTTTTATTGGCCCGGAAGCCAAGACAATTGAGTTAATGGGCAATAAGTCTAATGCCCGCAATACAATGAGAAAGCATGGTGTTCCAGTTGTTCCTGGTAGTAATCAGGAAATTACAACTATTGACGCAGCTTTAAAAATTGCTGACCAAATTGGTTATCCAATTATGTTGAAAGCTGCAGCCGGTGGCGGTGGTAAAGGGATCCGTGCTATCAAAGACCGGGAAGAGTTGATTAAGAAATTTCCCGATGCGCAACGCGAAACAAAACTTTCTTTTGATGATGACGATATGTATATTGAAAAGATTATCCAATCGCCTAAGCATGTCGAAGTTCAGGTAATGGGCGATACTGCCGGAAATGTTCTGGCTTTTCCGGAACGTGATTGTTCTTTGCAGCGTGGCCATCAAAAAATGGTTGAGGAGAGTCCGTGTCCTTTAATTAATTCTTCAGAGCGTGAATATTTGATGTCTGTTGCATCAAAAGCGGCCAAGGCAATCAATTATTTGAATACCGGTACTTTTGAATTTTTAATGGATGATCAGCATCATTTTTATTTCATGGAGATGAATACTCGTTTGCAAGTTGAACATCCGATTACAGAGATGGTAACAGGCATCGATTTAGTCAAAATGCAGGTTCGAGTTGCGGCCGGAGAAAAAATCTCCCTAAAACAAGCAGATATTAAAATTCATGGAACGGCGATTGAGTGCCGAATCAACTCTGAAGATCCAGCTCATAATTTTCTGCCTCAGGCTGGAAAAATCAAAGCGGTTCATTTTCCATTGGGCTGTCCAGGTGCACGTGTCGATTCCGCTATTGAAAGTGGCAGTACTATTCCGCCTTTTTATGATTCTATGATAGCAAAATTGATTGCTCATGGGTCGAATAGAAAGGAAGCTTTGGCAATTATGGATCGCATGTTAAGTGAGATGTCACTTGTCGGTGTTAAAAGCAATCTGGATTTCCAGCAGGCACTTCTTCATTCTCCAGCTGTTCTTAAGGGCGATACGACAACAGATTATATTGAAAAAGAGTTTTTACCCTGTTGGCAAGCCCAACTGGCTGAGGAGAAAGTAGGATGA
- a CDS encoding acetyl-CoA carboxylase carboxyl transferase subunit beta: MTWFNRLKDYSKQQTDKLLNRYLTQIPSGIWRECPRCHARFYYRRFGNFDVCPECGYGFRLTARKRLRMLTKNAVEWDTDLVTKDPLSFPGYSEKLQHAQKLTKLNDSVWTGLALLDKRSVALGIMDPYFIMGSLGMITGEKLARLFERATLHELPVILFTASGGARMQEGIHSLMQMAKVTAAVNRHRQAGLLYVVVLTDPTTGGVTASFAMEADITLAEPKALIGFAGRRVIEQTVKQKLPADFQSAEQLQKNGFVDEIVPREKLTEELKVLLDMNQSTVWRTNHGK, encoded by the coding sequence ATGACCTGGTTTAACCGACTTAAAGACTATTCCAAGCAACAAACCGATAAACTGCTTAATCGATATTTGACCCAAATTCCATCAGGAATTTGGCGGGAATGCCCAAGGTGTCATGCGCGTTTTTATTATCGACGATTTGGTAATTTTGACGTTTGTCCCGAATGCGGTTATGGATTCCGTTTAACGGCGCGTAAAAGACTGAGAATGCTTACTAAGAATGCTGTTGAATGGGACACTGATTTGGTTACCAAAGATCCGCTTTCTTTTCCTGGATATTCGGAAAAATTACAGCACGCTCAAAAATTAACTAAATTAAATGATAGCGTATGGACGGGACTGGCTCTTTTGGATAAACGGTCTGTTGCATTAGGAATTATGGATCCTTATTTCATTATGGGAAGTCTGGGAATGATTACTGGTGAAAAATTGGCACGCTTGTTTGAACGAGCTACTCTTCATGAGCTTCCGGTGATTCTTTTTACAGCTTCCGGTGGTGCACGTATGCAAGAAGGTATCCATTCGCTTATGCAAATGGCAAAGGTTACAGCAGCTGTTAATCGCCATCGTCAAGCTGGTCTTTTGTATGTTGTTGTTTTAACCGATCCAACGACCGGTGGCGTTACGGCTAGTTTTGCAATGGAAGCTGATATTACTTTAGCTGAACCAAAAGCCTTAATCGGCTTTGCTGGACGACGAGTTATTGAACAGACCGTCAAACAAAAATTGCCTGCCGACTTTCAAAGCGCTGAGCAGTTACAAAAAAACGGTTTTGTCGATGAAATAGTTCCGCGTGAAAAATTGACTGAGGAATTAAAAGTTCTTTTAGATATGAACCAATCAACAGTTTGGAGAACTAACCATGGCAAATAA